The Myxococcales bacterium genome includes a region encoding these proteins:
- a CDS encoding amidase: protein MTEFAFRSACGLAQALRSGEVSSLELTDYFIARIEKYDGDINAVVVRDFERARDEARIADTELAVGNFRGPLHGVPMTIKESYDIAGLPTTWGYLEFKDNIASSDSLVVERYKDAGAIFLGKTNVPVALGDLQSYNPVYGTTSNPWDLTRTPGGSSGGGAAALAAGLTGLETGSDIGGSIRTPAHFNGVFGHKPTWGVVPQQGHAIPGMIASPDIAVCGPIARSAEDLALAMSVVAGPEPLNELGWQLTLRKSIHNSLEDFRVAIWPTDEMCEVDTEIADRAIALGDSLRKFGARVSNSSRPQFDFARGHVTYLSLLNSIMGSSLSPDQWAAAQAAAEANDPADKSNRAVVTRSIVSSHREWLSHNNERERLRYVWRDFFTDWDILICPQTPTPAFPHDHRPFSERTIQVNGRDQAYFDQLFWAGVVTTSYLPSTVFPTGLSSTGLPIGLQAIGAEYHDYTTIEFARLLSAHTGGFAAPDGYH from the coding sequence ATGACTGAGTTTGCATTCCGCAGCGCGTGCGGGCTCGCACAAGCGCTGAGATCGGGGGAGGTCAGCTCGCTCGAACTCACGGACTACTTCATCGCGCGGATCGAAAAATACGATGGAGACATCAACGCAGTCGTGGTTCGCGATTTTGAACGTGCGCGGGACGAAGCGCGCATCGCCGATACCGAACTTGCGGTGGGCAATTTCAGGGGCCCGCTCCATGGCGTTCCGATGACGATCAAGGAGTCCTATGACATCGCGGGACTGCCCACCACCTGGGGCTACCTGGAGTTCAAGGACAATATTGCGAGCTCTGATTCATTGGTGGTCGAACGCTATAAGGACGCTGGCGCGATCTTCCTGGGCAAGACAAACGTCCCGGTCGCTTTGGGCGATCTGCAGAGTTACAACCCGGTGTACGGAACCACCAGCAACCCATGGGACCTCACCCGCACGCCAGGTGGATCGTCCGGAGGCGGTGCAGCTGCTCTGGCGGCAGGTTTGACGGGTCTCGAGACGGGTTCGGATATCGGCGGGTCGATCCGCACCCCCGCACATTTCAACGGCGTCTTCGGCCACAAACCGACCTGGGGCGTGGTTCCGCAGCAAGGGCACGCGATACCCGGAATGATCGCGTCACCCGACATCGCGGTGTGCGGTCCAATAGCTCGCAGCGCAGAAGATCTCGCCCTGGCGATGAGCGTGGTTGCGGGCCCCGAGCCGTTGAACGAACTGGGTTGGCAGTTGACTCTCCGCAAGTCCATACACAACAGCTTGGAGGATTTCCGAGTCGCGATCTGGCCGACCGACGAGATGTGTGAGGTCGATACGGAGATCGCCGACCGTGCCATTGCGTTGGGCGACAGCCTTCGCAAGTTTGGTGCGCGGGTATCCAACTCATCGCGTCCGCAGTTCGACTTCGCGAGGGGCCATGTTACCTACCTCAGCCTGCTCAACTCGATCATGGGGTCGAGCTTGAGTCCCGATCAATGGGCAGCCGCCCAGGCCGCGGCCGAAGCCAACGATCCGGCCGACAAATCGAATCGGGCTGTGGTCACGCGTTCGATCGTGTCGAGTCATCGAGAGTGGCTGTCGCACAATAATGAGCGCGAGCGTCTTCGCTATGTATGGCGCGATTTCTTCACCGATTGGGACATCTTGATCTGCCCGCAAACGCCGACCCCAGCATTTCCCCACGATCATCGACCGTTCTCCGAGCGAACGATTCAGGTGAACGGCAGAGATCAAGCCTACTTCGATCAACTTTTTTGGGCTGGCGTGGTCACCACTTCCTATCTTCCGAGTACGGTTTTCCCAACCGGTCTTTCCAGCACCGGCCTTCCGATCGGGTTGCAAGCTATCGGCGCTGAGTATCACGATTACACGACAATCGAGTTTGCCCGACTGCTGTCGGCGCACACTGGCGGTTTCGCTGCGCCCGATGGATATCATTAG